A single window of Pontibacillus chungwhensis DNA harbors:
- the mreBH gene encoding rod-share determining protein MreBH gives MFSNAEIGIDLGTANVLIYSKNKGIVLNEPSVVAIDTETKNVLAVGKEAKQMVGKTPKNVIPIRPLREGVIADYDITAQMLKEMLKKVSKKMGLSMRKPNVVICTPSGSTSVERRAIHNAVKSYGAKNVHLIEEPVAAAIGADLPVSEPVANVILDIGGGTSEVAIISFGGVVSCRSVRNGGDTMDEEIIQHVRRHYNVLIGERTAEEVKINIGYALVDHEELTMEVRGRDMVTGLPKTITLSSTEVQSALRENLENILETVRATLEDCPPELSGDIVDHGVVITGGGALLNGMEEWLSSEISVPVHLAPNPLESVAIGTGRSLKMIQKLQKAAK, from the coding sequence ATGTTTTCTAATGCAGAAATTGGTATTGATTTAGGTACTGCGAACGTCTTAATTTACTCAAAAAATAAAGGGATCGTGTTAAACGAACCTTCAGTTGTTGCGATTGATACAGAAACAAAGAATGTATTAGCTGTTGGAAAAGAAGCAAAACAAATGGTCGGTAAAACGCCTAAAAACGTCATTCCGATCCGCCCACTTCGTGAAGGAGTCATTGCGGACTATGACATTACGGCACAGATGCTAAAAGAAATGCTCAAAAAGGTCAGCAAAAAGATGGGCCTATCCATGCGTAAACCAAACGTTGTGATTTGTACCCCTTCTGGCTCTACATCAGTAGAACGACGCGCTATTCATAACGCCGTGAAGAGCTATGGCGCTAAAAACGTCCACCTAATTGAAGAACCGGTAGCAGCCGCAATTGGCGCTGATCTTCCTGTAAGCGAGCCTGTTGCAAACGTTATCCTTGATATTGGTGGCGGTACAAGTGAAGTAGCGATCATCTCCTTCGGTGGCGTTGTTTCCTGCCGTTCTGTACGAAATGGCGGAGATACAATGGACGAAGAAATCATTCAGCACGTCCGTCGTCACTACAATGTTCTAATCGGTGAACGCACTGCAGAAGAAGTGAAGATCAACATCGGCTACGCTCTAGTTGATCACGAAGAGTTAACAATGGAAGTACGTGGACGCGACATGGTAACGGGCTTACCTAAAACGATCACGCTTAGCTCGACAGAAGTTCAGTCCGCTCTGCGCGAGAACTTAGAAAATATTCTTGAAACCGTACGCGCAACACTTGAAGATTGCCCACCAGAACTTAGCGGTGACATCGTAGACCACGGTGTTGTTATTACAGGCGGTGGTGCTTTACTAAATGGTATGGAAGAATGGCTGAGCAGCGAGATTTCTGTCCCAGTCCACCTTGCTCCAAACCCATTAGAATCTGTCGCAATCGGCACAGGCCGTTCACTGAAAATGATTCAAAAACTACAAAAAGCAGCAAAATAA
- a CDS encoding YflJ family protein: protein MHIGSKGWYVNELKKTGMSRYEGRKLESYKKHILANLYFGKAAK from the coding sequence ATGCATATCGGAAGCAAAGGCTGGTACGTTAATGAACTTAAAAAAACTGGCATGAGCCGTTACGAAGGCCGTAAGCTTGAAAGCTATAAAAAGCACATTCTTGCAAACCTATACTTCGGCAAAGCTGCTAAGTAA
- a CDS encoding YkgJ family cysteine cluster protein — translation MTSQHYLSYEDILKRIELLNEQYELNDRYFASITDQLLASERSADEIIMDGFQQFLQQVNEEMSNMEQFMDVKASCFMGCAFCCYFPIIITELEAKTMKRIIDHWPAERKQRIMDHLEKWKANYKEEIEHVTSIDHENDPEFKKKYIASQVPCPMLDTESNMCMAYEIRPIPCRTYVNYADPKVCADNYMPKETISYEFLYDFYMGSLNEVLQELYEDGEEMFVDYPSDVWNYDYLANWAKEWLKEEQQK, via the coding sequence GTGACATCACAGCACTATTTGTCATATGAAGATATTTTAAAGCGTATTGAATTGTTAAATGAACAATACGAATTAAACGATAGATATTTTGCTTCCATTACAGATCAGCTACTGGCTAGTGAACGCTCGGCTGATGAAATTATAATGGATGGGTTTCAACAGTTCTTGCAACAAGTTAATGAAGAAATGAGTAACATGGAGCAGTTCATGGATGTGAAAGCATCTTGTTTCATGGGCTGTGCGTTTTGTTGTTACTTCCCAATCATCATAACTGAATTAGAAGCGAAGACGATGAAGCGGATTATTGACCATTGGCCGGCAGAGCGTAAGCAACGGATTATGGATCATTTAGAGAAGTGGAAAGCTAATTATAAGGAAGAAATTGAACATGTTACTTCCATTGATCATGAGAATGATCCTGAATTTAAGAAGAAATACATCGCTTCGCAGGTACCTTGTCCGATGTTGGATACGGAGAGCAACATGTGTATGGCTTACGAGATTAGACCCATACCGTGCAGAACATATGTGAACTACGCCGATCCGAAAGTGTGTGCGGATAACTATATGCCAAAGGAAACCATTAGTTACGAATTCCTTTATGACTTCTATATGGGTTCTTTAAATGAAGTCCTTCAAGAGCTTTATGAAGACGGAGAAGAGATGTTTGTGGACTATCCATCCGATGTTTGGAACTATGACTACCTGGCTAACTGGGCGAAAGAATGGCTTAAAGAAGAACAACAGAAATAA
- a CDS encoding CAP domain-containing protein, translated as MFKKVTITTALASTLMAGGVMQSDVHAQSQDSIQTKTFKFESGQQFNQEQINQYINKYLSNYEIKWDQAKQEQPKSDQEAPQTQQKAPERVEQQAPTSQQQEPAQAKEQTTEQQTNALSQFEQKVVELTNEERAAQGLDPLKIDKELSNVAEKKSQDMAQNGYFSHNSPTYGSPFDMMKQFGIEYRTAGENIAKGQQTPQEVVDAWMNSEGHRANILNENFTHIGVGFVEDGNVWTQQFIGK; from the coding sequence ATGTTTAAGAAAGTAACGATTACGACTGCTTTAGCATCAACTCTAATGGCAGGGGGCGTGATGCAGTCTGACGTGCATGCCCAGTCTCAAGATTCAATCCAGACAAAAACGTTTAAATTTGAAAGTGGTCAACAATTCAATCAAGAACAAATAAATCAATATATTAATAAGTATCTATCAAACTATGAAATAAAATGGGACCAAGCTAAACAAGAACAACCTAAATCAGATCAAGAAGCACCACAAACGCAGCAGAAAGCACCAGAAAGAGTGGAACAACAGGCGCCAACTTCTCAACAACAAGAACCAGCTCAAGCTAAAGAACAAACCACAGAACAGCAAACAAATGCTTTAAGCCAGTTTGAACAGAAAGTCGTCGAACTGACAAATGAAGAACGCGCAGCTCAAGGGTTAGATCCACTTAAGATTGATAAAGAATTAAGCAATGTAGCAGAGAAGAAATCTCAAGACATGGCTCAAAATGGATATTTCTCTCACAACAGTCCAACGTATGGCTCTCCATTTGATATGATGAAGCAGTTTGGCATTGAGTACCGTACTGCTGGGGAAAACATCGCGAAAGGTCAACAAACTCCGCAGGAAGTAGTTGACGCTTGGATGAATAGTGAAGGTCACCGTGCGAATATCTTAAATGAGAACTTTACACACATTGGCGTAGGTTTTGTTGAGGATGGAAACGTATGGACGCAACAATTTATTGGTAAATAA
- a CDS encoding PTS sugar transporter subunit IIA: MLKKLFGKKDKVSEEVLVAPLNGKVLDLEEVPDPVFSQKMMGEGLAIEPADGNVVAPIAGEIVQLFPTKHAIGIKTAGGLEVLIHIGLETVSMEGDGFEGHVEVGDKVKPGDSLITFDVDKVKEKAKSTITPVIITNSDEVENMERLNSGETTKGETELLKVTLK, encoded by the coding sequence ATGTTAAAGAAATTATTCGGTAAAAAAGACAAAGTCTCTGAAGAAGTACTAGTAGCGCCATTGAACGGTAAGGTGCTAGATCTTGAAGAGGTACCAGACCCTGTTTTCTCTCAAAAAATGATGGGAGAAGGATTGGCGATTGAACCTGCAGATGGGAATGTTGTTGCTCCGATCGCTGGGGAAATCGTTCAGTTGTTCCCAACTAAACACGCCATCGGAATTAAGACAGCGGGTGGACTAGAAGTATTAATCCACATCGGTCTTGAAACGGTAAGTATGGAAGGGGACGGTTTTGAAGGTCACGTTGAAGTTGGCGATAAAGTAAAACCAGGTGATTCTCTTATCACATTTGATGTAGATAAAGTGAAAGAAAAAGCAAAAAGCACTATTACACCAGTTATCATTACGAACAGTGACGAAGTAGAAAATATGGAGCGCTTAAATAGCGGCGAAACAACAAAAGGTGAAACGGAACTTCTAAAAGTAACCTTAAAATAA
- a CDS encoding PRD domain-containing protein, with protein sequence MKINKILNNNAVVVKEDDQEKIVMGAGIAFQKSKNDVISQSKIEKIFVMSEGNKKFQELLKTLPEDVIELAEEIISYAEGFLKVPLSNHIHISLTDHISFAIERLKQGFRIQNKLITEIKTLYAQEFSIGLWAIDLIEKRTGVAIPEDEAAHIALHIHTAKLGASTMENTMKHTTMINEMIGVLEEESGSTVDPEGISHQRMVTHLHFALNRIETGEPFHDMDPDMLELIQTKYEGAFVLSQKMAQFIKDEYEVSFPASEVGYIALHIQRVLERT encoded by the coding sequence ATGAAAATTAATAAAATCCTAAATAATAATGCGGTTGTTGTAAAAGAAGATGATCAGGAAAAGATTGTCATGGGGGCAGGGATTGCCTTTCAAAAATCGAAGAATGATGTCATCAGTCAGTCTAAAATTGAGAAAATCTTCGTGATGTCAGAAGGAAACAAAAAGTTCCAGGAGTTGTTGAAAACGCTGCCTGAAGATGTAATTGAACTTGCTGAAGAGATTATCAGCTATGCGGAGGGCTTCTTGAAAGTTCCTCTTAGTAATCATATTCACATCTCTTTAACCGATCATATTTCATTTGCAATTGAACGTCTTAAGCAAGGCTTCCGAATTCAAAACAAGCTTATTACAGAAATCAAAACGCTTTATGCGCAAGAATTCTCGATTGGTTTATGGGCGATTGATTTGATCGAAAAAAGGACTGGTGTGGCGATTCCAGAAGATGAGGCGGCTCACATTGCGTTACACATTCATACGGCAAAGCTCGGTGCCAGTACAATGGAAAACACAATGAAGCATACGACTATGATTAATGAAATGATCGGTGTATTAGAAGAGGAATCTGGCTCAACAGTGGATCCTGAGGGGATTTCCCATCAACGTATGGTGACACACCTTCATTTTGCATTAAACCGTATTGAAACAGGGGAACCGTTCCACGATATGGACCCGGACATGCTCGAGCTGATTCAGACAAAGTATGAAGGCGCTTTTGTGCTGTCGCAGAAAATGGCCCAATTCATCAAAGACGAGTATGAAGTTTCATTCCCTGCTTCTGAGGTTGGGTATATTGCTCTTCACATCCAGAGAGTGCTAGAACGTACCTAG
- a CDS encoding sucrose-specific PTS transporter subunit IIBC, which produces MDYKDIAQKLVPLLGGKDNVVSATHCATRLRLVISDESQVDQSAIEELDGVKGAFSSSGQYQIIFGTGVVNKVFQPFAKELGIEQGEQKEGVNHKEAAKQNMNPFARFARMLSNIFVPIIPAIVASGMLMGLLGLMKAYEWGDPDGAIFTMLDMFSSAAFIILPILIGFSAAREFGATPYLGAVIGGIMTHPALLNAWNAGSAEIPTMDFFGFSIEMLGYQGTVIPVLLTVYIMSLLEKNIRKVVPGVIDLLVTPFLTVILTGFAALLVIGPAGRLLGSGITTVLDVVYGTAQGLAGLVFGGTYSLIVLTGVHHSFHAIEAEILTKTGNYLLPIWAMANVAQGGAGLAVFFKTKNKKTKEIALPAAVSAFLGITEPVIFGVNLKHRRPFIGAMIGGALGGFYVTFTGVIANGIGLTGLPMIALTTGSDTLNYIIGLVIAIGGAFLATLLLGWKEEKK; this is translated from the coding sequence ATGGACTACAAAGATATAGCACAGAAGTTAGTTCCGTTGTTAGGTGGAAAGGATAACGTAGTTAGTGCAACACACTGCGCGACGCGTCTTCGCTTGGTTATTAGTGACGAAAGCCAAGTCGACCAATCTGCCATTGAAGAACTTGATGGAGTTAAAGGGGCTTTCTCAAGTTCAGGTCAGTATCAAATTATCTTTGGTACAGGCGTTGTGAACAAAGTGTTCCAACCATTTGCTAAAGAATTAGGCATTGAGCAAGGGGAACAAAAAGAAGGCGTGAATCATAAAGAAGCAGCAAAACAAAACATGAATCCATTTGCTCGTTTTGCCCGTATGCTTTCAAATATTTTCGTTCCGATCATTCCGGCAATCGTAGCCAGCGGTATGTTAATGGGTCTTCTTGGATTGATGAAAGCTTATGAATGGGGCGACCCAGATGGTGCGATCTTCACCATGTTAGATATGTTCTCTTCTGCTGCCTTTATTATCTTACCGATTCTAATTGGTTTTAGTGCAGCAAGAGAGTTTGGTGCTACACCTTATCTAGGTGCTGTTATCGGTGGAATTATGACGCACCCGGCGTTGTTAAACGCTTGGAATGCTGGTAGTGCAGAAATTCCGACGATGGATTTCTTCGGATTTTCTATTGAAATGCTAGGGTATCAAGGAACGGTAATTCCGGTCCTATTAACGGTATATATCATGAGTCTTCTTGAGAAGAATATCCGCAAAGTTGTGCCAGGTGTAATTGATTTACTTGTGACACCGTTCTTAACGGTTATCTTAACTGGTTTCGCAGCCCTTCTTGTTATTGGCCCTGCAGGTCGCTTACTTGGTTCAGGTATTACGACCGTTCTGGATGTTGTGTACGGTACGGCTCAAGGGTTAGCGGGTCTTGTGTTTGGTGGTACGTACTCTCTGATTGTCTTAACAGGTGTACACCACAGCTTCCACGCTATTGAAGCAGAGATTTTAACTAAAACAGGTAACTACCTTTTACCAATTTGGGCGATGGCAAACGTTGCTCAAGGTGGTGCTGGTCTGGCTGTGTTCTTCAAAACCAAGAACAAAAAGACGAAAGAGATTGCGTTACCAGCAGCTGTCTCAGCATTCTTAGGTATTACAGAGCCTGTCATCTTTGGTGTTAACTTAAAACACCGTCGTCCATTCATAGGGGCGATGATCGGTGGTGCGCTAGGTGGCTTCTACGTTACCTTTACTGGTGTCATTGCAAACGGTATTGGTCTAACCGGTCTTCCGATGATTGCCTTAACCACTGGTTCTGACACATTGAACTATATCATCGGCCTTGTGATCGCTATTGGTGGTGCCTTCTTAGCAACACTACTTCTAGGTTGGAAAGAAGAGAAAAAATAG
- a CDS encoding aminoimidazole riboside kinase: MTKGIISLGEALIDFIPLTSENTEYQKSPGGAPANVAVGLARLGAKSTFLGKVGDDSLGHFLKDTLTSYGVKTDGMTFTEDVRTGVVFVTLADNGERSFEFFINPSADQMLRVEDVEESLFDEHRVLHFGTISMINEPAKQATKHAVQVARDKGLVVSFDPNLRMSLWSSEDQAKEAIVSMLDQVDVLKVSEEELEFVTGEKDIESGIKQMNDKYDIPFMLVTLGGDGSYVVTNGEMAKVDAMKVDAVDTTGAGDAFVSGILYAINEADVSMEELSIEQAVEMAKMASVSGALAASTKGAMTALPTIDQVKQHLSS, encoded by the coding sequence ATGACAAAAGGCATTATTAGTTTGGGAGAAGCACTGATTGATTTCATTCCATTGACTAGTGAAAACACAGAATATCAGAAGAGCCCAGGTGGTGCCCCGGCAAACGTTGCTGTAGGGTTGGCACGCCTTGGGGCTAAGTCTACGTTTTTAGGGAAGGTAGGAGATGACTCATTAGGTCACTTCCTTAAAGACACTTTAACCTCTTATGGTGTTAAAACAGATGGTATGACGTTTACAGAAGACGTGCGCACAGGCGTTGTATTTGTAACCCTTGCAGACAATGGAGAGAGAAGCTTTGAGTTCTTTATTAATCCAAGTGCGGATCAAATGCTTCGTGTCGAAGATGTAGAAGAATCCTTGTTTGATGAACACCGTGTCCTTCACTTTGGAACGATCTCTATGATTAATGAGCCAGCGAAACAAGCGACGAAGCATGCGGTACAGGTCGCACGTGATAAAGGGTTGGTCGTATCCTTTGACCCTAATCTTCGTATGAGTTTATGGTCTTCAGAAGATCAGGCGAAAGAAGCGATTGTCTCTATGCTTGATCAGGTTGATGTGCTTAAAGTTTCAGAGGAAGAACTTGAGTTTGTTACAGGTGAGAAAGATATTGAATCCGGAATTAAACAAATGAATGACAAATATGATATTCCATTTATGCTTGTAACACTTGGTGGAGATGGTAGTTACGTGGTGACGAATGGAGAAATGGCTAAAGTGGACGCCATGAAAGTGGATGCGGTTGATACCACTGGTGCAGGAGATGCATTCGTTTCAGGTATTTTATATGCAATCAATGAAGCAGATGTTTCGATGGAGGAACTCTCCATTGAGCAGGCTGTTGAGATGGCGAAAATGGCTAGTGTATCAGGTGCCCTTGCTGCTTCTACTAAGGGTGCTATGACAGCTTTACCAACAATCGATCAAGTGAAACAACACTTATCTTCCTAA
- a CDS encoding glycoside hydrolase family 32 protein produces MSQRDNQLRQEAYAEIEKFRDQVEADPHRLRFHIQPPVGLLNDPNGFIQYNGTYHMFYQWMPFKTGHGAKFWGHYTSSDLVNWQAEPIALTPSEWFEKNGCYSGSAIEANGKMNLFYTGNVKDEEGNRESYQVLATSEDGIHFEKQGVVLELPEDYTAHFRDPKVWKHEDTWYMVVGTQNHDLQGRVALFRSTDLEAWEHMGIVTGAHTDQLDDFGFMWECPDLFELQGKHILVVSPQGLEADGNHYQNVYQSGYFVGDMNYNTGKLNHGSFKELDQGFEFYAPQTTVDEHGRRILVGWMGVPDQDEEHHPTIKHKWIHTLTLPRELILEGDKLIQKPVQELEKLRKEEVSYERVELNDVETTIEGIEGDAFELHVGFESNDSDVFELTLRNDARLVYHKPSGELTLERKRFEDRRTESRTCKIGNLEDLHLFVDTSSIEMFVNGGEEVFTARYYPSENNRTVQFAASGEVTLNISHWKLSE; encoded by the coding sequence GTGTCTCAAAGAGATAACCAGCTTCGCCAAGAGGCTTATGCAGAAATAGAGAAATTTCGTGATCAGGTAGAAGCCGACCCTCATCGTCTTCGCTTTCATATACAGCCGCCTGTGGGGTTATTAAATGACCCAAACGGCTTCATTCAATATAACGGCACCTACCACATGTTTTATCAGTGGATGCCGTTTAAAACAGGGCACGGGGCTAAGTTCTGGGGGCATTACACGTCTTCAGATCTCGTAAACTGGCAGGCGGAGCCTATTGCGCTTACACCTTCTGAGTGGTTTGAGAAGAATGGCTGTTATTCTGGTAGTGCCATTGAAGCAAATGGAAAGATGAATCTGTTCTATACCGGAAATGTGAAAGATGAAGAAGGGAACCGAGAAAGCTATCAAGTATTGGCGACATCAGAAGATGGAATTCACTTCGAGAAGCAAGGTGTTGTACTAGAATTACCTGAAGATTATACCGCTCACTTTCGCGACCCAAAAGTTTGGAAACATGAGGACACCTGGTATATGGTGGTTGGAACACAGAACCACGATTTACAGGGGCGCGTTGCGTTGTTCCGTTCAACAGATCTTGAAGCCTGGGAGCATATGGGGATTGTAACAGGAGCTCATACCGATCAACTAGATGACTTTGGCTTCATGTGGGAATGCCCGGATCTATTCGAACTGCAAGGCAAGCATATCTTAGTCGTATCTCCTCAAGGGTTAGAAGCAGATGGTAACCATTATCAAAATGTTTATCAATCTGGATACTTTGTCGGGGATATGAATTACAACACAGGAAAGCTTAATCACGGTTCTTTTAAAGAGCTTGACCAAGGGTTCGAATTTTACGCTCCGCAAACCACTGTCGATGAACATGGTCGTCGTATTTTAGTTGGATGGATGGGTGTACCTGACCAGGATGAAGAGCATCATCCAACGATTAAACACAAATGGATCCATACGCTTACTCTTCCAAGAGAGTTAATACTTGAGGGAGATAAGCTTATTCAAAAGCCTGTACAAGAATTAGAGAAGCTTCGAAAAGAAGAAGTTTCCTATGAACGCGTAGAGTTAAACGATGTGGAAACAACGATTGAAGGAATCGAAGGGGATGCGTTTGAGCTTCATGTTGGATTTGAAAGCAATGATTCTGATGTGTTTGAACTAACGTTACGAAATGATGCAAGGCTTGTTTATCACAAACCGAGTGGAGAATTAACGCTTGAGCGTAAACGCTTTGAAGATCGTCGTACGGAATCAAGAACGTGTAAGATTGGAAACTTAGAGGACCTTCATTTGTTTGTAGATACCTCATCTATAGAGATGTTCGTCAATGGTGGGGAAGAGGTCTTTACGGCCCGTTATTACCCGTCAGAAAACAATCGTACCGTTCAGTTTGCAGCTTCAGGAGAAGTGACATTAAACATTTCTCATTGGAAACTATCCGAATAG
- the glsA gene encoding glutaminase A, with the protein MVKLSDDYLQEIITEYTPYTTQGEVVESLPCVSELNQNDIGIAVIDLDQNIYTAGTKDLSFSLQSASKVVSLMIALEDLGEEKVFQTVGMEPMGDHFNTISHLEADDVHRPFNPMVNAGAIAICSLIKGSTVEERFDRIMMMLKTVLGHDDIHMNEEVYESEKRKGDRNRALAYYMSSTGSVALDPEEALDLYFRINSIQFQVRDLALLGLFFANGGRTIEQGEQLLHPDHLTTIEAIMMTSGMYNESGRFAVNVGFPCKSGISGGIFGAVPGRYGIGVIGPAINPKGNSVGGSKILERLSKDLDLNIFHPKGKK; encoded by the coding sequence ATGGTTAAATTAAGCGATGACTATTTACAAGAAATTATAACTGAATATACACCGTATACCACTCAAGGAGAAGTCGTAGAAAGCCTTCCATGTGTGAGTGAGTTAAACCAAAACGATATCGGCATTGCTGTAATCGATTTGGATCAGAACATTTATACAGCAGGAACGAAGGACCTTTCCTTCTCTCTGCAAAGCGCCTCTAAGGTAGTCAGTCTTATGATTGCATTAGAAGATCTCGGAGAGGAGAAAGTGTTTCAAACCGTTGGTATGGAGCCAATGGGAGACCACTTCAATACTATTAGTCATCTCGAAGCAGATGATGTACATAGACCGTTCAACCCCATGGTTAACGCAGGAGCTATTGCCATATGCTCTCTAATCAAAGGATCAACCGTCGAGGAGCGCTTTGATCGAATCATGATGATGTTAAAGACTGTACTCGGTCACGATGACATCCACATGAACGAAGAAGTGTACGAATCCGAGAAACGAAAAGGAGACCGCAATCGTGCCCTCGCTTATTATATGAGTAGTACAGGTTCTGTAGCCCTTGACCCGGAAGAAGCACTCGACTTATACTTCCGAATCAACTCCATTCAGTTTCAGGTACGCGACTTAGCCTTATTAGGTTTGTTCTTTGCAAATGGCGGCCGGACGATTGAACAAGGAGAACAACTCCTACACCCTGATCATTTAACGACAATTGAAGCGATCATGATGACTTCGGGTATGTATAATGAGTCAGGTCGCTTCGCTGTAAACGTTGGATTTCCATGCAAAAGCGGAATTAGCGGCGGCATTTTCGGGGCTGTTCCAGGGAGATATGGGATTGGCGTCATAGGACCTGCTATTAACCCGAAAGGAAACAGTGTAGGGGGGAGTAAAATCTTAGAACGTCTTTCGAAAGATCTCGACCTGAACATCTTTCATCCAAAAGGTAAGAAATAA
- a CDS encoding DUF1992 domain-containing protein, translated as MDFVTMMAEEKIKQAEREGVFKDLPGKGKPLDLSEIQAVPEDLRASYTILKNANMLPEEMEVKKEIVRIEELVALCTDEEERMAYQKELKEKEIHFQTLMEKRKMKQSGAYKRYSGKIRRRFGL; from the coding sequence TTGGATTTCGTAACCATGATGGCTGAGGAGAAGATTAAGCAGGCTGAACGTGAAGGTGTGTTTAAGGATCTTCCGGGTAAAGGGAAACCCCTTGATTTATCTGAGATTCAAGCTGTACCGGAGGATCTAAGGGCGAGTTATACGATCCTGAAGAACGCGAATATGCTTCCTGAAGAAATGGAAGTGAAGAAAGAAATTGTTCGTATTGAAGAACTGGTAGCACTTTGTACGGATGAGGAAGAACGAATGGCTTATCAGAAAGAGTTAAAAGAAAAGGAGATTCATTTTCAAACTCTTATGGAAAAGCGGAAGATGAAGCAATCAGGTGCTTATAAGAGATATAGTGGTAAGATCCGACGCCGATTTGGTTTATGA
- a CDS encoding ABC transporter ATP-binding protein yields MDTVIEVKGMAHSFGEEAVLKDINMNIGSGEIYGLLGPSGAGKTTLVKMIVGIMEADTGEAWVEGVKMPSLEQMRKVGYMAQSDALYSELSARENLEFFASIYGLKRPKRKERIEDVMRVVGLTEHMNKPVRNYSGGMKRRLSLAIALLHEPNVLILDEPTVGIDPVLRQSIWAELNRWKEKGASIIVTTHVMDEADKCDRLAMLRDGYVIASGTPEELKQQTGGATIEEAFLAYGGGRS; encoded by the coding sequence ATGGATACAGTAATTGAAGTTAAGGGGATGGCCCATTCGTTTGGGGAAGAAGCGGTTTTGAAAGATATTAATATGAACATAGGCAGCGGTGAAATCTATGGATTGTTAGGCCCTTCTGGGGCTGGGAAGACCACCCTTGTCAAAATGATTGTGGGTATTATGGAAGCTGATACTGGTGAAGCATGGGTAGAGGGTGTGAAGATGCCTTCTTTAGAGCAGATGAGGAAGGTCGGGTATATGGCTCAATCGGATGCGTTGTATAGTGAACTGTCGGCCCGTGAGAATCTGGAATTCTTTGCATCTATTTATGGATTGAAGCGTCCAAAGCGAAAAGAACGGATAGAAGATGTGATGAGAGTTGTTGGGCTGACGGAGCACATGAATAAACCTGTACGGAATTATTCAGGTGGAATGAAAAGGCGCCTTTCTCTGGCGATTGCCCTTTTGCATGAACCGAATGTATTGATATTGGATGAACCCACAGTAGGGATTGATCCAGTGTTGCGGCAATCCATCTGGGCTGAGCTAAATCGGTGGAAAGAAAAGGGAGCTTCGATTATTGTAACGACTCACGTAATGGATGAGGCAGATAAATGTGATCGTTTAGCAATGCTTCGTGATGGTTATGTGATTGCTTCAGGAACTCCTGAGGAATTGAAACAACAAACGGGTGGAGCGACAATTGAAGAAGCCTTTCTAGCGTATGGAGGTGGTCGTTCATGA